A stretch of the Gracilinanus agilis isolate LMUSP501 chromosome 4, AgileGrace, whole genome shotgun sequence genome encodes the following:
- the S100A10 gene encoding protein S100-A10 produces MPSQMEHAMETMMFTFHKFAGDKGYLEKEDLRVLMEKEFPGFLENQKDPLAVDKIMKDLDQCRDGKVNFQSFFSLIAGLTIACNDYFVVHMKQKGKK; encoded by the exons ATGCCATCTCAAATGGAACACGCCATGGAAACCATGATGTTTACATTTCATAAGTTTGCTGGAGACAAAGGCTACTTAGAAAAAGAAGATCTAAGAGTTCTCATGGAAAAAGAGTTCCCTGGATTCTTGGAa aaccaGAAAGACCCTTTAGCTGTGGACAAGATTATGAAAGATTTGGACCAGTGCCGAGATGGAAAAGTGAACTTCCAGAGTTTCTTCTCATTAATCGCTGGGCTGACCATTGCGTGTAATGACTATTTTGTCGTACACATGAAGCAGAAGGGCAAAAAATGA